One window of Nicotiana tomentosiformis chromosome 11, ASM39032v3, whole genome shotgun sequence genomic DNA carries:
- the LOC138901348 gene encoding uncharacterized protein — protein MASDVVITCIVPISYRDASVLFDRSSTYSYMSSYFASCLDMTCDFLVTPIYVSTPIRDSIVIDHVYHSCVVTIGGYERTVDLLFLNIVDFDVILGMDWLSKYHAILDCHAKTVTLAMPGFPMFEWRGSLCHIPSRVVSFLKAQRMVGKGCLLYLAFVRDISADTPTIDSVPIIERISRCVPCRPTEYVTR, from the coding sequence ATGGCATCAGATGtagtcatcacatgtattgttccaatttcttatagggatgcttcagtcttatttgatcgaagttctacttattcgtatatgtcatcctactttgcttcGTGTTTGGATATGACTTGTGATTTTTTGGTtacccctatttatgtgtctacacccattAGAGATTCTATTGTaatagatcatgtctatcattcttgTGTGGTCACTATTGGTGGCTATGAGAGGACGGTTGATCTTCTATTCCTCAATATagtcgactttgatgtgattttgggtatggattggttatctaagtatcatgctattcttgattgtcatgctaagactgtgacattggctatgccggggttTCCGATgtttgaatggaggggttctctttGTCACATTCCTAGCAGGGTGGTTtcttttctaaaggctcaacggatggttgggaagggatgtttgtTGTACTTGGCATTTGTTAGAGATATCAGTGCTGATACCCCTACAATTGATTCAGTCCCCATTATTGAGAGAATTTCCAGATGTGTTCCCTGCAGACCTACCGAGTACGTCACCCGATAa